GCCAGGGCCAGACCGTGAACGGTGAGGATCTGGGGCTCACCAACGCCCGGCGCATCGTCGGCCGCGCCCGGCAGTACGGCGGCTTCGTGTGCCTGGACATGGAAGACCACGCGCGGGTGGACCAGACCCTCGCGCAGTTCCGCACCCTGCACGGTGAATTCGGCGGGCAGCACGTCGGCACGGTGCTCCAGTCGTACCTCTACCGCTCCGAGGCCGACCGCGCCGCGCTGGACGACCTGAACCCGAACCTCCGCATCGTCAAGGGAGCGTACCTCGAACCCGAAACGGTCGCCATGCCCGTCAAGGCCGACGTGGACGCCAGCTACCGCAAGCTCGTGTACGCGCACATGAAGGCCGGTGCCTACGTGAACGTCGCCACGCACGACGAGTCCATCATCCGCGACGTGCAGCACTTCGTCCTCGCCCACGGCATCGCCAAGGACGCCTTCGAGTTCCAGATGCTCTACGGCATCCGTCGCGACCTCCAGAAGAACCTCGCCGCCCAGGGCTACCGCGTCCGCGCGTACATCCCCTACGGCCGCGACTGGTACGCGTACTTCTCCCGCCGAATTGCCGAACGCCCGGCGAACGTGATGTTCGTGCTGCGCGGCATGCTGCGGGGATGAACGGGCCATCGGCTCTGAGCCATGAGCTTTGAGCCAGCCCGTCTCCCCTGATTGCCCACCGCCCCCGAAGGAGTGCCCACATGCTGAAAATCCAGGAGTACCGCCCCCAGCCCTTTACCGACTTCACGCTCGACGAGAACGTGCGGGCCTACAAGGACGCCCTGAAGACAGTCCGCGCCGAGCTGGTTGGCAAGCACTACCCGCTGGTCATCGACGGCGAGCGCGTGGACACCGCCGAGAAGCTGACCTCGCTGAACCCCTGCGACACCTCGGAAGTGGTGGGCACGACGGCAAAGGCAACCATAGAGGATGCCGAGCGGGCCTTGCAGGGCGCGTGGACAGCGTTCGAGACGTGGAAGACGTGGGACATGGACGCCCGCGCCCGGATTCTGCTGAAGGCCGCCGCGATCCTGAAGCGCCGCCGCCTGGAAGCGTGCGCGCTGATGAGCGTCGAGGTCGGCAAGAACTACGCCGAGGCCGACGTGGAGGTCGCGGAGGCCATCGACTTCCTGGAGTACTACGCGCGCAGCGCCATCAAGTACGCGGGCTTCGGCGCGGCCGAGACGACGTGGTTCGAGGGCGAGGAGAACGGCCTGATGTACCTGCCGCTGGGCGTGGGCGTCAGCATCAGCCCGTGGAACTTCCCGTGCGCGATCTTCCTGGGCATGCTGGCCGCGCCCATCGTGGCGGGCAACTGCGTGATCGCCAAACCCGCCGAGGACAGCGGCCTGATCGCGGGGATGATGGTGGACATCCTGCTGGAAGCGGGACTGCCCGCCGGGGTGCTCCAGTTCCTGCCGGGTGTGGGCAAGGAGGTCGGGGAATACCTGACCACGCACGCAAGGACGCGCTTCATCACGTTCACGGGCAGCCGCGCGGTGGGACTGCACATCAACGAGGTCGCCGCGAAGGTGCAGCCGGGCCAGAAGTGGATTAAGAAGGTCATCCTGGAACTGGGCGGCAAGGACGGCATGATCGTGGACGAGACCGCAGACGTGGACGTGGCCGTGACGGCCGCCGTGCAGGGAGCGTTCGGCTTCAACGGCCAGAAGTGCTCCGCGATGAGCCGCCTGATCGTGGTGGACAGCGTGTACGACGACGTGGTCAGCGCCTTCGTGGAGCGGGCGCGGGCACTGAAGGTCGGCACTGGCGAGGAGAACGCGAACGTCACGGCGGTCGTGAACCAGATGAGCTTTGACAAGATCAGGGGCTACCTCGACCTCGCGCCGCAGGAGGGCACGGTGCTGCTGGGCGGCGAGGCCACGGGCGAGGCGGGCGGCAAGACCGGGTACTACGTGCCGCCGACCATCGTGGGCGACGTGAAGCGCGGCGCCCGGCTGGCGCAGGAGGAGATCTTCGGGCCGGTCGTGTCGGTGATCCGAGCCAGGGACTGGCAGGACGCGCTGGACATCGCCAACAGCACGGAGTACGGCCTGACCGGCGGCGTGTGCAGCCGGAACCGGGCGCGGCTGGAGCAGGCCCGCCGCGAGTTCGAGGCCGGGAACCTGTACTTCAACCGCAAGATCACCGGGGCCATCGTGGGCGTGCAGCCCTTCGGCGGCTACAACATGAGCGGCACGGACAGCAAGGCGGGCGGCCCGGACTACCTGGCGAACTTCCTGCAGCTGAAGGCCGTGACCGAACGCTGGTAAGACCGGTCCCCGGGCCGCCGTCTTAGAAAACGACAACAATTATGGAGCGCGGGCGTGAATGGTTGCCGCGCTCCTTGCGTTTGAACATCAAACGGCTCCGTTGCCTTCGGTTTGGGTGGGAATGGCGGCGGCCGGTTCACCCGTGACAACCCAGACATGTCGGAACCTATGTGCAGGACGTCGCTTCGACGTCATCTTGCTCCGACTCCAAAGATGTCTAGGCAGGTACTCCGGTGAGGCTGGGCGTGACACTACTATCCGCCCAAGTTCCATCCTTTTCGTTGTCACGCAGTCCAACGCCGGTCGTGAGCCAGTCACGGCCTCCCTCCGGAGTCTTTGTCGTCCGGGCGGAGTTGCCGGACGTCTTCCCCTGTTCCCGGAGGAACCATGAAGCACCCCCGCTCCCTGTTCGCGGCCACCCTGGCCCTGTCCCTCGCCGCGTGCAGCCAGCAGACCGCCGTGACCCCCACGGCCAGCGAGAGTGCCGCGGGCGGCACCTACCTCGTCGGCTTCCGGCAGGACGGCCTGAGCAGCCAGAGCCTGAGCGCACAGGCGACCGTGCAGGCCCAGGCCATCACCGCGGCCGGCGGCGTCATCACCACCCAGTGGGCGGACATCAGCGCGGCGGCCGTCAAGCTCACCCCCACGGCGCTGGCGAAGCTCAAGGGCAACCCCCTGATCGAGTATGTCGAACAGGAAGCCGCGCACCACGCGCTGGGCGGCCGGCACCTGACCACGGACGCCGGGGCGAGCGGTAAACCCGGCAGCGTCACGCCGACCTCCACAACGGCCGCTCCGTACACGCCCAGCGGCGAGTTCACCTGGGGCGACAACGCGCTGCGCGTGCCGGACCTCCGCACGGCCGGATACACCGGGGCGAGCACGACCATCAAGGTCGCCGTGTGCGTGCTGGACACCGGCATCGACGGCAATCACCCCGAGTTCCAGCGCAAGCTCAAGGGCTTCAAGAACTTCACCGGTGAAGCCAACCGCAGTGACGCGTACGCCCCGAACGACGTGTCGCACCACGGCACGCATGTGTCGGGAACCGTCTTCGCACAGTACGGGGCGGGCACCGGCGCGTCCGGCCTGCAGCCCGGCGAGGACGCCAACGGCGTGGGCGGTGTGGCGACCGGCGCCGACCTGTACATGGGCCGAGTGCTGGGTGACACCGGGTCCGGCAGCAGCAGCGGCATCATCAACGGCCTGAACTGGTGCGCGGCGCAGCTCAAGAGCCAGGGCGGGACCGAGGACAAGGTCGTCGTATCGATGAGCCTGGGCGGCGGCAGCCGGAGCACCACCGAACAGCGCGCCTACACCAGCGCGTACAACAAGGGCGTGCTGATCGTCGCGGCCACCGGCAACGACGGCGCGGCCGTGTCGTACCCCGCCGCGTACGACAACGTGGTCGGTGTGGCCGCCGTGGACAACACCCTCGCCAAGGCCAGCTTCAGCAACTTCGGCACGCAGGTCGATCTGTCCGGCCCCGGCGTCGCCGTGCTGAGCAGCGTGCCACTCGGACAGGGCGCGGCGGCCAGCGCCTCGGGCGGCGGCGTGACCTTCACCGACGTGACTGGGGCCGACAACAGCGCCAAGACGACCGTCAGCGGCACCATCGTGAAGGCCGGCGACGGCACCGGCACGGCCGGCGCGAACCAGTTCTGCGGCACCAGCACCCGCAACAGCGCCCTGGCAAACAACATCGCCCTGATCTCGCGCGGCACCTGCACCTTCGAGGAGAAGGTCGCCAACGCGAACGCCAGCGGCGCCAAGGCCGTCATGATCTACAACAACGCCGCTGGCCCGCTGGGCATGAGCCTCACCAACACCTACGCCATCCCGGTCGTGGGCATCCTCCAGACCGACGGGCAGGCGCTGCTGGGCAAACTGCCCACCACCGGCACCGTTGCGGTGACCACCGCCGACTACGAGTACTTCGACGGCACCAGCATGGCGACCCCGCACGTGTCGGCCGCCGCCGCAGTGGTGTGGGCCGCCAAGCCCACCCTGACGAACGCGCAGCTCCTCAGCCTGCTGACCTCCACGGCCAGGGATCTGGGCACGGCCGGCAAGGACAACAACTTCGGCTACGGCCTGGTCGACCCGTACAAGGCCATCACCGGCAGGTAAGCTCCTGAGTTGCCCCGCCCTCCACGCACGTGGAGGGCTTTTTCATCTGTCTCGCTCCGCCATCAGCGTGTTCACGATCAGGGCGCCGCCCAGGATGGCGGGAATGCCACCGCCGGGATGAACGCCGGTGCCCACCTGCCACAGGCCCGGCGCCACGTGGTACGGCTGCGGATGCAGCGGCCCGGCGCGCCACGCCGGGGCTGCCGCTCCGTAGATCGCGCCGCCCGGATGGCCGCCCAGCACGTAGTGGGCAGGGGTCAGCGTCCGGGCGTCCCGCAGGGCCGGAAGCAGGTCCGGCACGTCCAGCCGCCGGGCCACGCGCCGCAGTTCGGCCTGCACCCACGGGTGATCGGGGCTGGGAGCCGCGCCGGTCGCGGGCATGCTGATGAGCACCGTCACGCGGGGAGGGTCGTGGTGCACCATGGTCAGGGTGCTGTCCGGCAGCGCGCCCGCCCGCAGCGCCCGGCGCAGGGCGCGAAAGTCGTCCGGGGGAACGATGCTGGTGTAGGGCAGCGGCAGGGGTCGGTCCAGCACGCCGTACAGCACAAATCCGCTGACGGTCCGGCGGCCCACCGGACTGCGCGTGGAGTGGCGTCGCAGCGCGGCCAGCCGGGTTGGGTCGATCGCGCTGACCAGCACGTCGTGCCGCACGGTCTCGCCGCCGTCCAGTTCGAGCGTGGTAGCGCGCAGCCCGGTGACTGCACAGCCCGTCCGGATCACCACGCCCCGGCGTCCGGCCAGCGCCAGCAGCGTGTCGAGCAGAGCGCCCATGCCGGCGGCGGGGCGGTAGACCTGCCCGTCCAGCAGGGCCGGGATCAGGGCGTAGAGGGCCGGGGCGTCCCACGGCGTGACGCCCGCGTTGAGCGCGTGGGTCGCCAGGGCGTGCTCCAGCGCGGGGGGCAGCCGCTGTGCACGCAGCCACGCGTGGGCGGTGGGATGCCGGCCCGTCACGCCGAACAGCGCCCGCGCCGCCCGCAGGAACGCCGGATCGGTCACTCGGGGCGGCGTGGTGAGCAGGGTGGTCAGGTGCGGGCGCAGCGGCGCGGCCGTCCGCACGTAGGATCGCCAGTGCGGGTGCAGCGGATGGTCCGGCGGCACGGGCAGCGGGACGGGGCCAAACGGCGTGTGGTGCACGCCCAATCCGCCCGGCAGGGGCCGCAGGTCGAGCGGATCGGGTTCGCCCACGCGCTCCACGTACGCGCGCCACACCTCGGGAAACGTAAAGAGGCTCGGGCCGGTGTCGAAGGTGACGGCGCCGACCTGCTCACGGCGCAGCTTGCCGCCGGCCCGGTCGCGCTCGTACACCGTGACGGCGTGCCCGCGCCCACCGAGCAGCGCCGCGAGCGCCACACCGGCCAGACCGCCCCCGATAATCCCGACCGACCGCATGAATCAGAGCCCGTGCCACAGCCCGCGCGCGAGCAGGTACACCAGTTGCACGCCCGCCACCGCGCCCACGATCCACGGCGTGACGATGCTCAGGGGGTACAGCCGGGCCGCCCGCTGCGGCGTGGGCGAGCGCAGCAGGCTCAGGGCCATGCCGCCGCATGTGACGGCCAGGGCCAGCGCCGTCAGGGCCGAGACGGACCACAGCAGCGCGGCGGCCACCGCGAACCAGCTCAGCGCGTAGCACGCGGCGCCGCGCGCGCCCAGGGTGGTGGCGACAGTGGCAGTGCCCGCGTGCCGGTCGGCTGGAATGTCCTGCACGGCGTCGAAGGCGTGCTTGCCCACCGAGTACGCCATCAGCGCCAGCAGTGGCAGCCACGGCACCGGGCTGCCGAGGACCAGGGCGGGCAGGGCGAGCGGCAGGGCGTACGCGACGTTACTCAGGCCGTCCAGGAACGGGCGGGCCTTCACGCGCAGGGGCGGCAGGCTGTACGCCGCGAACAGCGCCGCCGACAGCGCCAGCACCAGCGTCGCGGCGGGCGGCAGGACTATGGCCAGGACCACGAGGGCCGGCACGTTCCACGTCAGGGTGGCGCGCAGCAGCGGCGCAGCCTCCGCGTCGGCCAGGCGGGCGCCCTGCCACCCACCCTTGCGGCTCGAGCGGGCATCTTCCTCTCGGTCCCACAGGTCGTTCAGGCCGTAGATCAGCAGGTTGAACGGCAGGGTCAGATACGCCAGCAGCAGCAGCACACCGGCGTCCAGCGTGTACAGCCGGCCGGTCAGCCAAACGCCCGTGACCAGCGTGCCGATGGTGTTGATCCACAGCGCGGGCCGCGACACCGTGAGCAGGCGCCGCAGGGGCAGGGTGGTGGGCAGGGTCAGGACTCGGGAGCGCATGGTCGTCCGGGCCGCATTGTACGGGCGCGGCTCCCTGCGGAGGTCCCCGTGCGAGGGCACGAATGCTTACGATTGGCACGCACGCCGTCCGGAACAATGGCGGAAGGATGCACCTTCCCGAACAGCTGTCTCACCTGGGCATGTACACGGCCTCCGAGGTCGAGTCGCGCACGGGTGTGCCGGCCACCACCCTGCGGCAGTGGGAGCGGCGCTACGGCTTTCCGCGTCCGGCGCGCAATTCCAGCGGGTACCGCCTGTACTCGCCGGAGGACGTGGTCGAGATCGGGCGGATGCAGGCGCACCTGATGCAGGGCGTGTCCGCGCGCCGGGCGGCCGAGCTGACCCTGGCGGGCCTCGACCCGGCCCGCGCGCCGTCTGGGGCGGGGCCGAACGTCGAGCGCCTGGCCGCGACGCTCACGGCGGCGCTGCTCGCGTCGGACAGTGGGAAGGCGCAGGCGGTGCTGGGCGAGGCGTACGCGCAGCTACCACAGGAGACGGTGCTGCTGGAGATCGTCACGCCCACGCTGGCCGACATCGGGCAGCGCTGGGAGCGCGGGGAGATTACGGTCGCGCACGAGCACGAGGCCACCGCCTTCCTGCGCGCCCGTCTGATGGCCCTGATGGACGCCGCCGACACGCCCGCCGCGCCCGGCCCGCTGGTGGTGGCCGCGTGCGCGCCCGGCGAGCGGCACGAGCTCGGCCTGATGATGCTGACGGTGGCCCTGCGCCGCCGCGGCGTGCGCGTCGCTTACCTGGGCGCGGACGTGCCGCTGGGCGACCTCGCGGTGTACGCGCGGGAACGCGGCGCGGCCGGCGTGATGCTGGCCCTCCAGGGCGACTGGGCGCTGCCGGGCACGCGGGCGCAGCGCCGCGACCTGGACGACCTGGGCGTGCCCGTCTACCTGGGGGGCGCGCTGATGAACAGCTGGCCGGAACTGGCCGGGGAACTGCGCGGCATCTACGCCGGCCCGGATTTCCACGGAGCCGCCGAGCAGATCGCGCAGCACCTGCGCGGGGAGGACTCATGAAGGTACTCGTCACCGGAGCGAGCGGGTTCGTCGGGACCGCGGTCGTGCGGGAACTCAGTCGGCGCGGGCACGAGGTCTGGGCGGGCAGCCGCGAGGGCAGGGCCGTGGCCGGCGCGCGTGGCGTGCGGCTGGACGTGACGGACGCGGGCAGCGTCGTGCGCGCTGTGGCCGAGGCCGACCCCGACGTGGTGGTACACCTCGTCGGAATCATCGTGGAGAAAGGCGAGCAGAGTTTCGAGCGCGTGCACGTGGAGGGCACCCGGCACGTGCTCGCGGCCACGCCGCGCGGCGCGCGGTACGTGCACATGAGCGCGCTGGGCGCCGATCCGCAGAGCGAGAGCGGCTACAGCGCCACCAAGGGCCGCGCCGAGGCGCTGGTGCGCGGCAGCGGCCTGCCGTACACGATCTTCCGGCCCAGCCTGATCTTCGGGCCCGGCGACGACTTCTTCGGCCGGGTGCTGCGCGAACTCGTGAGCACCGCGCCGATCGTGCCGCAGATCGGAGACGGTTCCTTCCCGTTCCGGCCGGTCAGCGTGCAGGACGTCGCGCAGGCGTTCGCCGGGGCGGTGGACGGCCAGGGCGTGGGCGAGACCTACGCATTGACCGGCCCGGACGAGTTCACGTTCCGGCAACTGCTGGAACTCGAACTGCGGGCGCTGGGCAAGTCCAAGCCCATCGTGCCGGTGCCGCTCGTGCTCATGAATCTCGCGGTTCCGCTGATGCAGGTATTGCCCAACCCGCCCATTACGAAGGACCAGTACGCGATGCTCAAGGAAGGCAACACGGCGCCGAACGAGCCGGCCCGCTCGGTGTTCGGTCTGCCCATGCGCCGCCTGGCCGACGACCTGCCGGGCCTGCTGGCCGCGGGAAGAGCGTCAGGGCAGGCGGCCGGGTAGGTCCTGAAGGGCGGCCACCTCGATGCGCGGCCGCCCCTGCCGGAACGCAGCGAGGTAGCCGGCGACGGTGCCGCCCGCCTGCACCACGAACTTCGCCAGGGCCTGCGCGGTGCCGCCGCTCGCCACGACGTCCTGCACGATGGCGACCCGCCGGCCGCGCAGCCGCTCGGCGTGCGGGCCGTCCAGCCACAGCGTCTCCGCGACGCCCAGGCTCAGGCTGGGCACGTCCTGGATCAGCGGCGACTGCATGTACGTGCGGCGCTTCTTGCGCGCACAGACATACGGCAGGCCCGAGCGGTCGCTGAGTTCGTGCGCCAGCGGCAGCGCGTTCGTGACCACCGTGAGCAGGAGTTCGGTGCCGTCCGGGATCAGCGGCAGCATGGCCTGGGCGGCCGCGTTCGTGAACTCCGGGTCGCCGATGAACTCCACGAGCGGCACGCGGCCCAGGTTGCCGGCGCGCACCGTGGGCAGGACGCGCTCGACGTCGCCGATCCGGACGGTCAGCGGCGTGGGTGGTGCAGCGCTCACGTGAACAGCGGCAGGTGACCGAGGGCCGTGACCTCGGGGCGCTCGTCGCCCTCGGTGAAGACGGCCAGCACGGCCGCGACCTCGCCCCCGACCCCCTCGATGATCTCCCGCAGCGAGTTCAGGGTGCCGCCGCTGGACACCACGTCGTCCACGATGGCGACCTTGTGCCCACGCACCTTCTCGACGTCGAAGCCGTCCAGCACCAGCAGTTGCGGCTTGCCGGTGGTGATGCTCACGACCTCGCGCGCCACGGGGTTGACCATGTAGGGCTTCTGGGTCTTGCGGATCACGATGTACGGCTTGCCGCTCTCGCGGCTGATCACGTGCGCCAGCCCCAGCGCCTTGACCTCGGGCGTGACGAGCACGTCGATGTCCGGCGGAATCAGGCGGGCGAGTTCGCGGCCGGCCTCCTCGGTCACCTCGGTGTCGCCCAGCATGTTGAACAGGGCCACGCTGACGCCGGGGGCCACAGGAACGACGGGCAGGTCACGGGTCACGCGACCCACGTGGACGGTGTGGGTGGTCATATCCCCGAGTGTAGTGCGTGCCCGCCCAGCCGGGCCGCCTACTCCCCGAGCGACCGGCCGTTCAGCGTGACCGCGCCGCCGTCGAGGCGCAGCGTCGTGCTCAGCGTGCGGCCCGCGCGGGTGATGTAGCCCGCCTGTTCCAGCGCACCGAGGTTCTGCGCGATGCCCTGACCCGGCGCCCCCACGGACGACACGAGGTCCGTGATGGCGGCCTCGCTGCCGCGCACGTTCAGCGTCACGGCGAGCAGTCCCCCCAGCAGGGCCGGCGACTGCGCCACCTGCGCGAGCTGAGGGGCCGTCAGGGTCGCGGCGCCCGGCACTGTGATCCGGCCGGTCACGGCGACCTCTCCGGCGGGCCGTGTCACGCTGATCCGCTCGATGTCGAGGGCCGGCCCACCACGCAGCACGTCGAGCAGGTCACTCTGGAGCTGCTGCTGTTGCGCCGGCGTGAGGGTCTCCCGGCGGCCCGGGGCCACGCTCCCCTGCTGCGCCTGCTGGAGCAGCGTGACGATCCGCTCCAGCGGCGCGCCCGGCACGTGCGACACGCCCACGTGCACCCGCAGGTCAGAGACGGTCTGCCCACCCGCCTTCAGGGTGCCCACGTCGTAGCGGGCGGCGCTGCCGTAGAACCCGCCCGCCTCGGTCGTTTCGCTGCTGACCTTCACAGTGCCCAGTTCGACGTTCTGGCCGCCGCCGATGAAGCTCACACCCTGCAACTCGACGGTCGCCGTTCCGGTCCCCAGCGCGCGGCCCGCAGACTGGTGGGTGGTGCCCGTCGCGGTGAGGCCGCGCACGGTGGCGCCGCCGTCCGCACTGACGACCGTGCCGCCGGGCCAGGTCACGGTGCTGCGGGTGGTGGTTCCGGCCACAGCAAGGAGCGCGTGGGCGGCCTGCCACGTCACCTGGGTGCCGTCGTCGGCGCGCACACTGCCGGCGGGTACGTCCAGGGTGCTGTCCGAGCCGCCGGCCAGCCCGACG
This region of Deinococcus metalli genomic DNA includes:
- a CDS encoding UbiA family prenyltransferase, with translation MRSRVLTLPTTLPLRRLLTVSRPALWINTIGTLVTGVWLTGRLYTLDAGVLLLLAYLTLPFNLLIYGLNDLWDREEDARSSRKGGWQGARLADAEAAPLLRATLTWNVPALVVLAIVLPPAATLVLALSAALFAAYSLPPLRVKARPFLDGLSNVAYALPLALPALVLGSPVPWLPLLALMAYSVGKHAFDAVQDIPADRHAGTATVATTLGARGAACYALSWFAVAAALLWSVSALTALALAVTCGGMALSLLRSPTPQRAARLYPLSIVTPWIVGAVAGVQLVYLLARGLWHGL
- a CDS encoding phosphoribosyltransferase family protein — translated: MTTHTVHVGRVTRDLPVVPVAPGVSVALFNMLGDTEVTEEAGRELARLIPPDIDVLVTPEVKALGLAHVISRESGKPYIVIRKTQKPYMVNPVAREVVSITTGKPQLLVLDGFDVEKVRGHKVAIVDDVVSSGGTLNSLREIIEGVGGEVAAVLAVFTEGDERPEVTALGHLPLFT
- the pruA gene encoding L-glutamate gamma-semialdehyde dehydrogenase, with translation MLKIQEYRPQPFTDFTLDENVRAYKDALKTVRAELVGKHYPLVIDGERVDTAEKLTSLNPCDTSEVVGTTAKATIEDAERALQGAWTAFETWKTWDMDARARILLKAAAILKRRRLEACALMSVEVGKNYAEADVEVAEAIDFLEYYARSAIKYAGFGAAETTWFEGEENGLMYLPLGVGVSISPWNFPCAIFLGMLAAPIVAGNCVIAKPAEDSGLIAGMMVDILLEAGLPAGVLQFLPGVGKEVGEYLTTHARTRFITFTGSRAVGLHINEVAAKVQPGQKWIKKVILELGGKDGMIVDETADVDVAVTAAVQGAFGFNGQKCSAMSRLIVVDSVYDDVVSAFVERARALKVGTGEENANVTAVVNQMSFDKIRGYLDLAPQEGTVLLGGEATGEAGGKTGYYVPPTIVGDVKRGARLAQEEIFGPVVSVIRARDWQDALDIANSTEYGLTGGVCSRNRARLEQARREFEAGNLYFNRKITGAIVGVQPFGGYNMSGTDSKAGGPDYLANFLQLKAVTERW
- a CDS encoding phosphoribosyltransferase family protein, whose translation is MSAAPPTPLTVRIGDVERVLPTVRAGNLGRVPLVEFIGDPEFTNAAAQAMLPLIPDGTELLLTVVTNALPLAHELSDRSGLPYVCARKKRRTYMQSPLIQDVPSLSLGVAETLWLDGPHAERLRGRRVAIVQDVVASGGTAQALAKFVVQAGGTVAGYLAAFRQGRPRIEVAALQDLPGRLP
- a CDS encoding MerR family transcriptional regulator, with translation MHLPEQLSHLGMYTASEVESRTGVPATTLRQWERRYGFPRPARNSSGYRLYSPEDVVEIGRMQAHLMQGVSARRAAELTLAGLDPARAPSGAGPNVERLAATLTAALLASDSGKAQAVLGEAYAQLPQETVLLEIVTPTLADIGQRWERGEITVAHEHEATAFLRARLMALMDAADTPAAPGPLVVAACAPGERHELGLMMLTVALRRRGVRVAYLGADVPLGDLAVYARERGAAGVMLALQGDWALPGTRAQRRDLDDLGVPVYLGGALMNSWPELAGELRGIYAGPDFHGAAEQIAQHLRGEDS
- a CDS encoding phytoene desaturase family protein yields the protein MRSVGIIGGGLAGVALAALLGGRGHAVTVYERDRAGGKLRREQVGAVTFDTGPSLFTFPEVWRAYVERVGEPDPLDLRPLPGGLGVHHTPFGPVPLPVPPDHPLHPHWRSYVRTAAPLRPHLTTLLTTPPRVTDPAFLRAARALFGVTGRHPTAHAWLRAQRLPPALEHALATHALNAGVTPWDAPALYALIPALLDGQVYRPAAGMGALLDTLLALAGRRGVVIRTGCAVTGLRATTLELDGGETVRHDVLVSAIDPTRLAALRRHSTRSPVGRRTVSGFVLYGVLDRPLPLPYTSIVPPDDFRALRRALRAGALPDSTLTMVHHDPPRVTVLISMPATGAAPSPDHPWVQAELRRVARRLDVPDLLPALRDARTLTPAHYVLGGHPGGAIYGAAAPAWRAGPLHPQPYHVAPGLWQVGTGVHPGGGIPAILGGALIVNTLMAERDR
- a CDS encoding proline dehydrogenase family protein; translated protein: MIDQLYRKTVLTVAGQKAVETIVRSRGWSVAQRFVAGESIQTALDAVRELEKDGILSNLDLLGEFIDSPEKCTAFADNVLRLLDAAHEQGFTPYVSVKLSSVGQGQTVNGEDLGLTNARRIVGRARQYGGFVCLDMEDHARVDQTLAQFRTLHGEFGGQHVGTVLQSYLYRSEADRAALDDLNPNLRIVKGAYLEPETVAMPVKADVDASYRKLVYAHMKAGAYVNVATHDESIIRDVQHFVLAHGIAKDAFEFQMLYGIRRDLQKNLAAQGYRVRAYIPYGRDWYAYFSRRIAERPANVMFVLRGMLRG
- a CDS encoding complex I NDUFA9 subunit family protein; amino-acid sequence: MKVLVTGASGFVGTAVVRELSRRGHEVWAGSREGRAVAGARGVRLDVTDAGSVVRAVAEADPDVVVHLVGIIVEKGEQSFERVHVEGTRHVLAATPRGARYVHMSALGADPQSESGYSATKGRAEALVRGSGLPYTIFRPSLIFGPGDDFFGRVLRELVSTAPIVPQIGDGSFPFRPVSVQDVAQAFAGAVDGQGVGETYALTGPDEFTFRQLLELELRALGKSKPIVPVPLVLMNLAVPLMQVLPNPPITKDQYAMLKEGNTAPNEPARSVFGLPMRRLADDLPGLLAAGRASGQAAG
- a CDS encoding YdgA family protein, encoding MTRITKPPPGRARPRRRSPLAAVALTAVIALGAVAGATAVFAGRTQAVANDLTTQLNATLGPTGVVTVTQTAYRRGLTSSTQILDVRISDQGAGVPFDVIVTNRIQHGPFPGLRGVAQATVDTEVAFKDAAAQAAYDRAFPNRKPTLHTVVGLAGGSDSTLDVPAGSVRADDGTQVTWQAAHALLAVAGTTTRSTVTWPGGTVVSADGGATVRGLTATGTTHQSAGRALGTGTATVELQGVSFIGGGQNVELGTVKVSSETTEAGGFYGSAARYDVGTLKAGGQTVSDLRVHVGVSHVPGAPLERIVTLLQQAQQGSVAPGRRETLTPAQQQQLQSDLLDVLRGGPALDIERISVTRPAGEVAVTGRITVPGAATLTAPQLAQVAQSPALLGGLLAVTLNVRGSEAAITDLVSSVGAPGQGIAQNLGALEQAGYITRAGRTLSTTLRLDGGAVTLNGRSLGE
- a CDS encoding S8 family serine peptidase, translating into MKHPRSLFAATLALSLAACSQQTAVTPTASESAAGGTYLVGFRQDGLSSQSLSAQATVQAQAITAAGGVITTQWADISAAAVKLTPTALAKLKGNPLIEYVEQEAAHHALGGRHLTTDAGASGKPGSVTPTSTTAAPYTPSGEFTWGDNALRVPDLRTAGYTGASTTIKVAVCVLDTGIDGNHPEFQRKLKGFKNFTGEANRSDAYAPNDVSHHGTHVSGTVFAQYGAGTGASGLQPGEDANGVGGVATGADLYMGRVLGDTGSGSSSGIINGLNWCAAQLKSQGGTEDKVVVSMSLGGGSRSTTEQRAYTSAYNKGVLIVAATGNDGAAVSYPAAYDNVVGVAAVDNTLAKASFSNFGTQVDLSGPGVAVLSSVPLGQGAAASASGGGVTFTDVTGADNSAKTTVSGTIVKAGDGTGTAGANQFCGTSTRNSALANNIALISRGTCTFEEKVANANASGAKAVMIYNNAAGPLGMSLTNTYAIPVVGILQTDGQALLGKLPTTGTVAVTTADYEYFDGTSMATPHVSAAAAVVWAAKPTLTNAQLLSLLTSTARDLGTAGKDNNFGYGLVDPYKAITGR